A part of Arachis hypogaea cultivar Tifrunner chromosome 12, arahy.Tifrunner.gnm2.J5K5, whole genome shotgun sequence genomic DNA contains:
- the LOC112727878 gene encoding plant-specific TFIIB-related protein PTF2 produces the protein MFYLRCHPTVRSIRRPNRRNHRHSGHLHQTWNHRFRLGLGSKSNEIRSMISDITEGEFGQGNWFSVLIGSCAYVVMRKDDRPLPMAEVASAVGCDVYELGRMILRVVDFLDLRSDFPEFDIVHSLERTLKNSHCFEDVDGSKLDTMKKQGVFLIQCAVKWFLSTGRRPLPLVVAVLVFVAELNQVEVRIEELATEVHAAVSTCRARYKELLETLVKAAQVLPWGKDVTTKNIVKNAPFLIQYMEKKSMARPGEKRKSLDELGLNMEDVIKECLRQNNAYTESRTGGTSSQNDSQYFSTQSDVERPGIEDVDRMEISPECLSMMYREFLNENPSAYNSRSGENAHKRSTFKFDIRDCWEWWEGKSELSKKLLLKQLLEKDVGVDTMPPSFVAGQVKCRMRRERINAAKLRIEKIMHPLDANGTVDPEKKSKKRRGMVVDDVDWEDLIIETLIIHGVKEEEIEKGHYNTLLDLHVFNSGTV, from the exons ATGTTCTACTTGCGGTGCCATCCAACCGTTCGATCAATTCGACGCCCAAATCGGCGGAATCACCGGCATTCAGGGCACCTTCATCAGACTTGGAACCACCGGTTCAG GTTAGGCTTAGGTTCCAAGAGCAATGAGATTCGATCCATGATTTCTGATATCACTGAGGGTGAGTTTGGGCAAGGCAATTGGTTTTCCGTTTTGATTGGCTCCTGTGCTTATGTTGTTATGCGAAAGGATGATCGACCTTTGCCCATGGCGGAAGTTGCCTCTGCTGTTGGGTGTGATGTCTATGAGCTTGGCAGGATGATTCTTCGTGTTGTTGATTTTTTGGATTTGAGGTCTGATTTTCCTGAGTTTGATATAGTGCATTCGTTGGAAAGGACTCTCAAGAATTCACATTGTTTTGAAGATGTTGATGGCAGTAAGCTGGACACGATGAAGAAGCAGGGTGTGTTCTTGATACAGTGTGCCGTGAAGTGGTTCTTGAGTACGGGGCGCAGGCCGCTTCCTTTGGTGGTTGCAGTTTTGGTTTTTGTGGCAGAGTTGAATCAAGTTGAGGTGAGGATTGAGGAATTAGCTACGGAGGTTCATGCCGCGGTTTCCACTTGTCGAGCTAGGTACAAGGAGCTCCTCGAGACGCTGGTGAAGGCTGCGCAAGTGTTGCCATGGGGAAAGGATGTTACTACCAAGAACATAGTTAAGAATGCGCCATTTTTGATTCAATACATGGAGAAGAAGTCCATGGCAAGACCAGGGGAAAAGAGGAAGAGTCTTGATGAGCTTGGTTTGAATATGGAGGATGTGATTAAGGAGTGTTTGAGACAAAATAATGCGTACACTGAATCCAGGACTGGTGGCACAAGCTCCCAAAACGATTCTCAGTATTTTTCAACGCAAAGTGATGTTGAGAGACCTGGTATTGAGGATGTGGATAGGATGGAGATTTCACCTGAATGTTTGTCCATGATGTATAGGGAATTTCTGAATGAGAATCCTTCTGCTTATAATTCAAGAAGTGGTGAAAATGCTCATAAAAGGAGTACGTTCAAATTTGATATTCGGGATTGCTGGGAGTGGTGGGAGGGAAAATCAGAGCTGAGCAAAAAGCTTCTACTCAAACAATTACTAGAGAAGGATGTTGGAGTGGATACAATGCCACCATCTTTTGTCGCTGGGCAGGTGAAATGTCGAATGAGGCGGGAAAGGATCAATGCTGCTAAGTTGCGGATAGAAAAAATTATGCACCCCTTAGATGCCAATGGTACTGTTGATCCTGAGAAAAAAagcaagaagagaagaggaatggTAGTTGATGATGTTGATTGGGAAGACTTAAtcattgagacccttattattcaTGGAGTAAAGGAGGAGGAAATTGAGAAGGGCCATTACAATACTTTACTGGATCTCCATGTGTTTAACTCCGGTACTGTATGA
- the LOC112727877 gene encoding uncharacterized protein — protein sequence MERQNVYIPSVNEKKRLKNGSLSEKPKPLFPGCLFLRCVLNKELHDYIREVDGIGGFLGSRVGSIKRQINRPRPVADEDIKTVFRQAKEEQEKADQAFEEQERGAVQNSGIPNTELEPDEVSDASVESKPKRRSRKTSDQLSVPGSKLFVPGSTVRVVSGTFSGFTGTLKKLNRKTKMATVHFTLFGKENIADIDVSEIVPETN from the exons ATGGAAAGACAAAAT GTATACATTCCATCTGTCAATGAGAAAAAGAGGTTGAAAAATGGTTCCCTGTCTGAAAAACCAAAACCCCTGTTCCCAGGATGCCTTTTTTTGCGATGTGTACTGAACAAGGAGCTGCATGACTATATAAGAGAGGTTGATGGTATTGGAGGTTTCCTTGGTTCCAGGGTTGGAAGCAT AAAGAGACAGATTAACAGACCAAGGCCGGTTGCTGATGAAGATATCAAAACAGTCTTCAGGCAGgcaaaagaagaacaagaaaaagctgATCAAGCATTTGAGGAACAAGAGCGTGGTGCAGTCCAAAACTCTGGGATTCCCAATACGGAGTTAGAACCTGATGAAGTTTCTGATGCTTCTGTTGAGTCTAAGCCTAAAAGACGATCCAGAAAAACTTCTGACCAGCTCAGTGTTCCAGGTAGCAAGCTCTTTGTTCCAGGTTCTACTGTTAGGGTTGTATCTGGAACATTTTCAGGTTTTACCGGCACTCTCAAGAAGCTGAACCGCAAAACCAAAATG GCCACTGTACATTTTACACTATTTGGGAAGGAGAACATAGCAGATATAGATGTCAGTGAAATTGTTCCAGAGACTAATTGA